The region aaaagaataatataggtaaataacatacatatatatttatataagataaaATATGTATTTATCAAAGAAATGAAAAAGCATAGTGTAATTAAGTGATATTTTTATTTCACCCTTTTGAATCCCAAGAATAATATTTCATACtgaaataataatagaaagaaagaaatggtgGAGCACTATATATATGAAGAAAAATCTATAGTTTCCATTTccaattattctaataataattgtTTCTTAATATCTAAGTAAACAAAAGAATGCATAACAAGCAAAATACTCAAGATAATTCCTTTCTCATTACAGCTCATTATGTGGTCTTCATCTAACACATTTATGGGGCAGCACTAAGCAAGAAAAGCACCAAAAATCTAAAAGTGCATCAAATAGTGCAGCACAACAAATTTTAATAAACAAGCCAACATGATACATCAAATTGATATTCATGAGAGTAATGCAAATTGATGCAAGTATGAACAAATAACAATAAAAGAAATAAGAGTCACTCAATACCTTTTTAAAGATTACCGTATTTTGTCTTAAGTTCAAGATTAAATAAAAGTGTTGGGCTTGACATGGCAAACCTCTACAGTCATTCACAAATTTAGAGAAAGGATAGATACAGATATCCAACAATATTTTCACAATGAAATGGAACCATGACAAATATACTAGCCTATTAGTTATTCAACAACACTCTCTTGTGTAAATTTAtcttcaaaagtaaaagaaagacaaataaaatagagAATCAATTTCCATCAGTAAAGATGTCATTCTTTATTATACAAAGTTCACATGTGCCTCATTGGCAATACAAACATTGGAAACTTTGAATACATTTTCAGATTTGTTAAGAAGCTTGAAAATGAGCATATAAGGTTGTATACTAAACAGAATATCAataaaatcaaaccaaaaacaatgaattgtgataaaaaaaaaaaaagttaaaagaaGCTATTCAATCATATAAGTAGAAGACATTATTTATGGAATTACCATTTTGTTATGATACATTTCAGGCATGACAGTTAAAGCAATCAGGATGTTGTTTTTGAAACCAAACAATTAGATCCAATggcacaaaacaaaactaaagaaaCGAGTTTCTTTTGATACTACATAATAGATTATTTCATGATAAAGTTTTCCCagtcataataaaaaaaattacataagcAATTAAATAATTGAAAGCCCATACATGTAAAAGATCACCAAATCATGTAGATTGGAGAAAAGATAATTTACTTGCATGAATAAAAAACTTGCTTCTAGTTCTATATTATAATTAGCACGAAACACAAATTGAAGAGGACCTAATGgtcaattatatatttatatataatattttctacaaaagaattaatttttaaattaatatatatatgtacgtaTAAAGCTCATTAGTGCACAAGAGAAAAGCAGAGAAAAGATAGAAAAAGTTAGTTCTCATTAGTGCACAAGAGACTATATAAAGCTCAAGAAACCAAAACGGAAATAACAACCCATCACATGACTGTGTTTATAATAATGGTTTGTGTTTATATGCATTGATTTCAACAATACTAGAAAGATGAATAAATGTAAGACACAAGTTACATTAGCTTCATCATTATTCCACTTAAACTAAACAAAGCAAACACTTAAAGAAATTTCCTTGATGTGATCAAATATAGTTCCTTGATCTCTCTTCTCTTGGTATATATACTAATAATGAATGATCTCATAATATTACCTAATCAAAtccaaatccaattttttttattatgtttttataatGCAATGCATGAAATCATCCAAATTTTGTGATAAATAGGATCCAAATCACAATGAGTGATTTGGATTTTAAGATCCAATCAATCACATATATACCAACTAGAATGTGATTACCAAATTTAATGTAAtagtaaaatcataaaataattctaaatttttaataGGACAAAGATATAAATTTTTGGTATCATATAATTTCACTCACATATATACTTAGTATCTTATTATCAAATTTTgtgcaaaaattaaaacaataattaatatataagtatgCAAACATATGTAATCAAtccataaaaaataatatatactaAACTGTAAATTAATATAGGAAACCAAACCATAGCTTATCTAAAATAATAtagtacaaaaaaatctatagaaaattgGGTAGcgtatcccctaatttactagtctagccatctgtcacaatcaacaccaacatgtcaaacaaatcaaacagcacacaggttttcatccatatatcaccgcagcacacaaaattatcAGAACccacttcactaagacatgcaagttctcaatcttctgttatcaccgcagcacacagaattcccagaacctacttcactacggatgaatatctaagatattcaaactccactaaagtaatacaattatcattcaaaattgtaaaataacaAATAGTATCAATATTAgcctatattatttattatttattcactAAATAGTTGGAATATTTATGAGGAATAACCTAAATAATCACCTGCTATGAGGAATAACCTAAATAATCACATTCACTAATAGGATCAGATCATACTGTCATATTAAACATGATAAAGAATTAGAACGAGATGTATAAATATGACTAAGCACCTGCTGATTGGACACTTATGCCAGTAGGAATATGATGAATACAGATTGAAGGTCTAGTTCCACTCTGCTCTTCTTCAAGCATGGAGGAGGATGTGATATTCAAATCCCTATCATCAATTTGAAGGTTGTAAGTGTTTTCAAAAAACAGGGGAACAATGTCTACGCTTGCTGAGCTACTCTGCATGATTTCCACAAATGTGTCAAGCTGTGAAAATTTTAATCAAGATGAATAGAATCTTCTACTTAGTAGTCCATACTTTCATAATAGAGCTATGAGACATGGCATAGCATTGGAGCATTGTCTTGACTCTTACAGTTATATTATTTAGAATGTTGAAGGAAAAATCAGACTGCATTGTTCTATATAAACAAAGTCAGAGAACAAAAGAGACTAAAAACATAGGAGAGACAATAATCATCTTGTTGAGCTTTTTCAGAAAATGCCAAATTTTTGCTAGACGTTGCTTCATTTAATTACATACCAAGTTGTACCATGGAATTCTAAACATGTATGTTTTATCTCCAAAAGATCATACATAAAAGGTTAAATATATGAGATAAACAAGGTAAACAAGAGTATCAAACCTCAGAGTGACCTTCAGATCCAGCTTTAATAACTACACATGCTCCCTCAATGTCATATGGCCCCTTTAGAAGCTTGGCCATCTCATAATGATCCAAAACCTTGCTTACGTTTAAAGAAGAACTATATGCTTGCTTGAAAAGCCCATAATTGATAGCATCTATCTCGGCCAACTGCGTTATTAACTTTGCCTCTTCAACCtgcaaacataaattaaataagaACAACAAAATAATCATTCCAACTAAAAGAGGAAAAATGCTAAAGATGATTGGAGCAAACTCATATAGACAAGCTCTAAAGAATGTTGAGGAAAAATCAACAAAATGCACCAATGCACATGAGTCATGACTGCCAAAATGTAGTTTTGAATGCTCAATTGTTCACTCAGAGGAAGGATAATGTGCAGtttaagtcattaatttaaaacaaAGAGCTCTCTATGCCAGTCTATTATATGATGGATACAATATGATTATTTCCAAGAAGAGGTAGACAATGACATACTCCAATGGTGCACCCATCTAAAAATAGTTAATTATCCATTATGtattaattcataat is a window of Humulus lupulus chromosome 4, drHumLupu1.1, whole genome shotgun sequence DNA encoding:
- the LOC133832028 gene encoding peptide chain release factor PrfB3, chloroplastic-like, with amino-acid sequence MVAEPAFVRKSSASATLLTSKCKVSKCKTCSYIQLPLYSAARASYSMDEDKNKVYKQLGLFALKRKIEEAVLRVEMLAPAALEHEEAKRNKQEEMIWAYDLWDDPAKSDVILAKLADSAKVVDALKDLTYKVEEAKLITQLAEIDAINYGLFKQAYSSSLNVSKVLDHYEMAKLLKGPYDIEGACVVIKAGSEGHSESDFSFNILNNITVRVKTMLQCYAMSHSSIMKLDTFVEIMQSSSASVDIVPLFFENTYNLQIDDRDLNITSSSMLEEEQSGTRPSICIHHIPTGISVQSAGA